Proteins from one Mytilus galloprovincialis chromosome 11, xbMytGall1.hap1.1, whole genome shotgun sequence genomic window:
- the LOC143052739 gene encoding uncharacterized protein LOC143052739: MFIFESYEQLGVSNAAKEMHVAIDKPKEAQTIQPSSDIPVTDEIHAQSSVPPNSVETTSYDKPNKQLQFRNLLSSNIPQWKLKNLIFQAIKEGKYKQNLVFFDIWDFGGQKEFYMTHQLFITSRGIFVLMFNACHSLHLENDSSITSHYETSAAVYLVHWVNSILTYCKKSRDGFPRILLVATHKDRVQKDKIESYREKLTESLDQLFKSHAGLAHLEYKPLIFINATNINDPEINLLRQRLIDRASDHPRWGEEMPTAWVPLELQIAEQVELGKNIISKQKLQDLNSKNESMVLSEKQLNTFLKVQHSLGKLLFFDDINLRDFIIINPVFLIEVLRSIITDKQFWPKEEKFEKIFRSLQDTGRIERMDMYALWNQEAFKHIVPYKEFMINILVYLDILVPPQNPTEDEYHFFVPCMIRKHDNTKYMTRRCSSKNSIIMAYRCVEEVIPPALIYRFLASLVTMWEIKTYKGSSMAFSNLVVVEVDGNHDVAVQVKGRRIVVLLIYTEDVAHIVPTLASSVQECLTAAVHRISDFYSLLSEDGDQNAKYSAPFEIDFGVICESLFRKSVCFFPHRDMPTTGIRTWVCPHDTSHDVKNLSMWFAEKVSCERCEVNCGGLGRLELEQCPLDKHIIRLVAEIEPYKCRDVVVNLGVTVNTWENLEYQFQHQNPNDLKFMSVLKWKEENKDASFLQLQKALENCHINKHILCQILRDSDPHSGLPKDCLEKIPSMSVLRYISNHIGDSSLQLGIELGLDISEVQHIQHQFKDKLLDQTREILRRWKQNHSQPTVESLVKALFRIGKANCLKGVQF, encoded by the exons ATGTTCATATTCGAGTCCTACGAACAGCTTGGTGTTAGCAATGCAGCAAAAGAAATGCATGTTGCTATCGATAAACCGAAAGAAGCTCAAACAATACAACCGTCGTCAGACATTCCCGTGACAGATGAGATACATGCACAATCGTCTGTTCCACCGAATTCAGTAGAAACGACGTCATACGACAAGCCGAACAAACAACTACAATTCCGGAACTTATTGTCCAGCAATATTCCGCAATGGAAATTGAAAAATCTTATCTTCCAAGCCATCAAAGAAGGAAAGTACAAGCAGAATCTAGTCTTCTTTGATATCTGGGATTTTGGTGGACAAAAGGAATTCTACATGACTCATCAGCTATTCATTACAAGTCGTGGCATATTTGTGTTGATGTTTAATGCCTGTCATAGCCTTCATTTGGAGAATGATTCCTCAATAACCAGTCATTATGAGACATCGGCAGCAG TTTACTTAGTACACTGGGTGAATTCAATACTGACCTACTGCAAAAAGTCTAGAGACGGATTTCCACGAATCTTGTTGGTTGCAACGCATAAAGATAGAGTTCAAAAG GACAAAATAGAATCATACCGGGAGAAGCTAACTGAATCACTGGATCAATTGTTCAAATCTCATGCAGGTCTTGCTCATTTAGAATACAAGCCTCTGATTTTCATCAATGCCACCAATATCAACGATCCAGAAATAAATCTTCTGCGTCAACGTCTGATAGACCGTGCTTCTGATCATCCAAGATGGGGTGAAGAAATGCCAACCGCATGGGTTCCATTGGAGTTGCAGATAGCTGAACAAGTGGAGCTCGGAAAAAACATCATCTCTAAACAGAAATTACAGGATCTCAACTCAAAAAATGAATCAATGGTGTTATCAGAGAAGCAGCTAAACACCTTCCTGAAAGTTCAACATTCACTTGGCAAGTTGCTTTTCTTTGATGACATAAACCTTCGTGATTTTATCATCATTAATCCTGTTTTCCTGATCGAAGTTCTTAGATCAATTATAACAGACAAGCAGTTTTGGCCGAAAgaagaaaaatttgaaaagattttcaGGTCTTTGCAAGACACTGGTAGAATAGAAAGAATGGACATGTATGCCTTATGGAACCAAGAAGCATTCAAACATATAGTACCGTATAAAGAATTTATGATCAACATTTTAGTGTACCTGGACATACTTGTTCCTCCACAAAATCCAactgaagatgaataccatttctttGTACCTTGTATGATAAGGAAGCATGATAACACAAAATATATGACAAGAAGATGCAGCTCTAAGAATTCTATCATCATGGCGTATAGATGTGTTGAAGAGGTGATTCCTCCTGCACTGATCTACCGTTTTCTTGCCTCGTTGGTTACTATGTGGGAAATAAAAACCTATAAGGGGTCAAGCATGGCATTTTCCAACCTTGTAGTTGTTGAGGTAGACGGTAACCATGATGTAGCAGTCCAGGTAAAAGGCAGAAGGATCGTTGTTTTGCTCATCTATACTGAAGATGTTGCACATATCGTACCGACGTTAGCTTCTTCTGTTCAAGAATGTCTTACGGCAGCTGTTCATCGGATATCAGACTTTTATTCCCTGTTGTCAGAAGATGGAGATCAAAATGCAAAATACTCCGCGCCGTTTGAAATAGATTTCGGAGTAATCTGTGAGAGTCTATTCCGCAAATCTGTCTGCTTTTTTCCACATAGGGATATGCCGACTACAGGAATCCGTACATGGGTTTGTCCACATGATACATCCCATGATGTGAAGAACCTTTCCATGTGGTTTGCTGAAAag gtTTCATGCGAAAGATGTGAAGTTAACTGTGGAG GTCTTGGGAGACTCGAATTAGAGCAATGTCCTCTTGATAAACATATCATAAGACTTGTTGCagaaatagaaccatacaaatgtAGAGATGTTGTTGTCAACCTAGGGGTTACAGTTAATACATGGGAAAATCTAGAATATCAGTTCCAGCATCAAAACCCAAATGATCTGAAATTCATGTCTGTTCTCAAATGGAAGGAGGAAAACAAAGATGCTTCATTTTTACAACTGCAAAAAGCACTTGAAAATTGTCACATCAATAAACACATACTATGTCAG ATTTTGAGAGACAGTGATCCACATTCTG GTCTTCCCAAAGACTGTTTAGAGAAGATACCATCAATGTCAGTGCTGAGATATATATCTAATCATATTGGAGACAGCTCGTTACAGCTTGGTATAGAACTGGGCCTTGATATCTCAGAAGTACAACATATCCAACATCAATTTAAAGATAAATTATTGGATCAAACAAGAGAAATTTTGCGACGTTGGAAACAGAATCATTCACAACCAACAGTTGAAAGTTTAGTTAAAGCATTGTTTAGAATTGGGAAAGCAAATTGTCTGAAGGGTGTTCAGTTTTGA